GTGTTCGTGTCGCAGGACCGAACTGAGGCTGAAATGCAGGACGACTACAATGCCCACCACGGAGGATGGCTTAGGGTTCCTTACGGCGATAATCTGCAGGGGTGAGTAACAGGCTAACCACTTTTCTCTCCCCAGATATTGGTGAACTAAAAGCGAACACCGTAATTATCCTGTCCTCATGAAATCTCTCTCAAGTTGGCATTGGAGACTTATGCGAAGTGCCGGCGCAATGATTGAGTTAGCTGACAGGTGGACAGCCTTCCTTGTCCTGTCCTTTTGTTCCTGTCATGTGAAGCCCCGGAAATGACCACGGAATGGAAATGTAGAATAAAGTTCTGAACTTCCAGCATCGCGTTGTTGCGGATATATTTGAATGACAGAATTGATCTAATTCCTTAAAGCCTGCATAGGATCAATCTCCGCACGCATATTTTGTTAGATTGAATAAAGATAACAGTCTGACAAAGTTGATGGCGTCACTCGTGCAACAGTACGCTCAGTGAAATTTCAACTGTGATGCCGGTAGAGTTAGCTTTCGTGGTATATGACCGTACATCTTGACCACTACCCTTGTGGCAGGTGACGCTATgatttttctgtgagaaatgtgTTTAAATATTACGGACAATATGATGATTATTCGTTATGGACAACTACTGACTTATGCGCATTCTATATTTAATTAATATGGAGAACCTTCGGGATTCAAAGAGAAGCTAATTACAGTGTTCACTTTTAGACACAGACGCATTTAGGCAGATTATGTATATTATTACTACAATGATCTAAACCAAGGTGGTTTTTTTTCTGTCTCATGTGGTAAGGTGGAGAGAATGGAGCAAAATGTCAGTAAAAAAACTGTGAAAATTGTGCTaacattctttatttttcctttcgaTTATGCTGACTAATTAGtggttagtttcctagttctCGTCCTTCACTACGGTTAGTAGAGTACGAGGTCAGTGTTACAGTAGACAATATTTCTTTTAAATAGCTTAGATGCTCATATGATTGCACCCATCTTCCGCAGCCGTTTTTGTGTGAGATTTCACTTCTTTGTTTCGTCATGTGGTGCTCTGACTTAATGCGTCCGTATGACTGCAACCCATATTTAAACATTTTTACAAAATTTTACATTCAAGTTTCCGTACTTCGACTATTATCCATCCCATGCGCTTCTTAACTGCCTCAATTCTGTTTTGCCGGGACGCCCTGAGGATAGTCTCCCAACCTCTCTCACGGTCATTTCTCCTCCATTTTAATTCCGATGTTGGCCTCAAGAACGAGAAAAGCAAGGACTCGCACTATCAATTCTTTGAAGAAAATTAATATAGTTACATAAACATCATCTACATTGCCCGTTTAAGAGCGACCGTTTTCTTTCTCGCCTTTTTCGTAAGAGCTAGTCTCTTTCCAACCTGTTAGGCTCTGAGGATCAGTTAAACATCCTGACGTTGTGGAGTCAAAGCTACGAATGCTAGTTTGTGCTGCGCATGCAAAATAATTTTGACGGCAAAATCATCCGTTCCGACACTTATTTTCGGTGGAGGGAACAATTTGAGCCTGGGACAATggcttgtgtttttgttttggcGTGCCCCTTGTTTACTGACGTCCTTTTAGTGAGGGCTGCTTTATATGCTACAGCTTTCAAAAAGTGCCCTGTGTCCCGCGCGCTCGCCAGTCAACCAGCTAAGGCCAGGCAGCGTCGACCCACGCTCATATATTGTACTGTGCCACCAGAAAATATTCCTAGACGCAAGCCTTATCTCACAACTTCTTGTCTTGAAGTGGAAGCTCAAAGCTGCAATGCGACAGCTTTCTGACATGTGTGTTTGGGCTCCACCAGATACACTCAAGTGAACGTATTGCCAACAGCAATCTTTCGGAAACCGTCGAACCGCTCTTGTAGGCTCCACTCCATTGCAAGCAAAATGTAAAGTGTAGTTGACCCAAGAACACAGTGGTGGTGCTGCAAATTTGCAAACCTCTTGCTAGCTTGTGTAGCGTATATCCTGCAGTTTCTCCCGTTGTGGGCGTGTATTAAGAATAGCGTCAAGACAGTTCGGTGTTGGGGTTGTGTGGTGAAGTGCTGTATGGTATGACGTGTGAATAGACAAAGTATTGCATCGTGCCATATGCCACGTCATTCGATGTTTTTATGGCGGTGCAATATGTGGTCTTgacatttaaaacagcacacTGTCTGTTAGAGGTGGCCTAGTAAAGGTTTTGGATTGATTAGATTCGACTGTTACTCCTTCCCAGGACGCTCAAGGCTCGCTACAAGGTCGCAGGCATACCGACGCTTGTGGTGCTCAAGGGGGACGGCGCACTCATCTGCGCCAACGGCAGGGCGGATGTCCAGACGAAAGGATGCCAGGCGTTTAAGGACTGGCTTACTTCTATATGAACCATGAATTATAACGGAGCGGGAGAGTCTCGTCCAATAAATGCAATAATTCGCACGGTTCGTTCGGTAACACAGAAATGTTAGCTAGTTGGTTGGAAGCTTTTACCAGCGCTGCGACACGGGACAGGGAAAAAGAAGAGACGGAAGGACCAGCGCAAGTAACAACTGAATGTTTATTAAAACATACAAGGTTAATATACTCTCTCATGACAACCTGAAGCGCACGCG
This region of Amblyomma americanum isolate KBUSLIRL-KWMA chromosome 5, ASM5285725v1, whole genome shotgun sequence genomic DNA includes:
- the LOC144134816 gene encoding nucleoredoxin-like protein 2 isoform X2, giving the protein MLHSFTPTMGSSMELWRDKVLLTKEGTTTPAGAALRNKRIICIYFSAQWCVPCRTFTPMLAEAYREAKQLGLPIEIVFVSQDRTEAEMQDDYNAHHGGWLRVPYGDNLQGTLKARYKVAGIPTLVVLKGDGALICANGRADVQTKGCQAFKDWLTSI